The sequence CGTGCGGACAACACCTATCAGGATGTGTACTTCGCTTTAGGGACGTTATATGCGGATCACCTCAACGATCAGCAGAAGTCGGTCGAGGCATTTCGGCGGTACCTAGAGCTGGGCGGCGCCCATGATCGAGCTCGTGCAGTTGTGGGTCAAGCCGATCGCACACCAAAGCCTTAGTCTGTTTCTCCCCCTTTGAGATACCCCAGTCCGATCTTCACTGCACGACGGGTGATTTCCGCCCAGCGTGTTTGTGGATAGGCTGACAGGATCGCGGCGGTGGCCGGGTCC is a genomic window of Candidatus Nitrospira kreftii containing:
- a CDS encoding hypothetical protein (conserved protein of unknown function); this encodes MADIQIDDGILRIRNLDIQDPATAAILSAYPQTRWAEITRRAVKIGLGYLKGGETD